From a single Streptomyces sp. NBC_00377 genomic region:
- a CDS encoding non-ribosomal peptide synthetase, which yields MSAAQHTSLPLTAAQSGVWFAHQLNRNSPVYNVGEFVEIHGPVDADVFETALEQVVREAGALHIRPAEERDGPRQALGAPPGPRLTRLDLSGEDDPEAAARAYIAADLARPVDLAHGELFGYALIRLADDRWFWHQRYHHLVVDAFAAAAVTARVARVYTALAAGEPTDEGAFAPYTALLDGETAYRDSEQYRKDRAHWSERFADRPEEIATFAGSGRTAPPSDTFLRHLTRLSPDVMDSLRATARASRTTWSAVVVAAVAAHLHRVTGIRDITLGIPVSARHGAEARNIPGMVSNELPLRVSLSPDMTVGEVLREVSGELRKLLRHQRYPYGDLRRDLRLLDEGRHLFGPMINIMPFDFDVTFAGHPLTVHNMSNGPVGDLSVSVYERSDGNGLQFSFDANPALYEAGELARIQERFLAFLSAMATADPALPLGRLDSLTGPEAEKAMSGADAPSRPIAPATVADLFASQAARTPDARALVSPGRTLTFRGLNASANRLAHLLAGLGVGPEQCVALALPRGADTVVAMLGVLKAGAAYVPLDPDHPAERTRQILTEADPALILTTADLADALPRDDDARLLLLEDAGLGLPGLPDTDPTDGDRTRPLLPRHLAYVIHTSGSTGRPKGVAVEHRSLSNLYEHHRRVFVEPAVAEAGVDRFRVALTNAFVFDASWTALLWLVAGHELHVVDDATRRDAGALAGYAARHAIDLLDTTPTHARQLLTAGLLDGAHRPRVLVLGGEAVPDDLWTRLRAVPGLTARNVYGPTECTVDSMYCDLRVAATPTIGRPVDNLGTRVLDSALRPVADGAVGELFLSGAGLARGYLGRGALTAERFVADPFGAPGARMYRTGDLVRRGPDGLLVYVGRADTQVKLRGFRIEPGEIESVLATHPSVAQCGVVVREDRSGVRRLVAYVVPAPGAGVPEAGALREHLAASLPEYMVPAGFVALDALPLTHNGKLDRAALPVPEITAAAGSRAPRTPVEKTLCALFAELLDVRGVGIDDSFFALGGDSPLAVRLSARAREASVVIDPRDVFQHKTVAGLAEVARRPGPDQESPVRSRRPLVRLDDRERAALAVSHAGHTAVLPLTPLQEGMLFHAQYEGAAGATSGIDPYIAQSAYEVSGPLSPGRLRAACDALPARHECLRAAFVATGSGRAVQVITAARGVPWTELDLSGLPEDGRQERIARELAAERARPFDMAAAPLVRFLLVRLAAEQHVLVVTGHHIVLDGASLALVLDDLLAGYAGGDLGAPASPTLRDYAEWLAAQDAQAAEKAWADALDGVQEPTLAVPDADLGRAPVLAEEVRVSLDPGRTTALTAAARARSLTPHTVVQAAWAVTLAQLTGRDDVVFGTTVSLRPAELPGVDRLAGLLINTVPVRVRLDPAEPLERLLVRLQDEQAALSPHHHLGLAALRRTTGLDRIFDTSTVFENHSGGADALREPAGLTVRAAGSLGATHYPLTLIAEPGERLTLRLAYRPDLVDRATARAVVGRAARFLEAFTTAPHAPLSAVDLLSPAERSRVLHEWNAAVAPPSDTAIHRRFAEQAARTPDAVAVTGAAGTLSYAELDARSDELAHRLLALGLRPEERVAVLQERSPELIVSLLAVLKAGGAYMPLDARSPADRLRAMTGRTRARVLLTDLASQDMARDVGPGRILVVDEPGPAVAEAVGPLPQVDADRLAYVLFTSGSTGEPKGVGVTHRAVLDLTGDSAFDAEAHRAVLQHSTQAFDAATYEMWVPLLNGGRIVLAPPGQLDGPLLERLVAEHGVSALWLTAGLFRLLAEESPDSFAGLREVWAGGDVVPGRAVRAVLTADPALVVVDGYGPTETTVFAACHRMRAGEDVPATVPVGRPLDGMRAYVLDSALRPVPPGAAGELHLAGAGLARGYLDRPEATAERFVADPFGAPGGRMYRTGDLVRWTDRGELVFLGRADDQIKVRGFRVEPGEIEAALARHPAVAQCCVVAREDTPGVKRLTAYVVPAGGEAPTDAGLRAHLTPLLADYQVPAAFVTLPALPLTRNGKIDRGALPVPAVTADAAGRAPAGPREELLCTLFGEILGLDAVGPDDNFFTLGGDSILSVRLVARARRAGLVLTARDVFTHRTPAALAPAAQDLVPQLPDLAEEADLPPIALPDDELAELVAAWESAQ from the coding sequence ATGTCTGCTGCCCAGCACACTTCGCTGCCGTTGACGGCAGCCCAGAGCGGGGTCTGGTTCGCGCACCAGCTGAATCGGAATTCTCCCGTGTACAACGTCGGCGAATTCGTGGAAATCCACGGGCCGGTCGACGCGGACGTATTCGAGACGGCCCTGGAGCAGGTCGTCCGCGAGGCCGGAGCGCTGCACATCCGGCCCGCCGAGGAACGCGACGGCCCACGGCAGGCACTCGGTGCTCCGCCAGGACCCCGGCTGACCAGGCTGGACCTTTCCGGCGAGGACGACCCGGAGGCGGCGGCGCGCGCGTACATCGCGGCAGACCTGGCGCGACCCGTCGACCTGGCGCACGGGGAGCTGTTCGGGTACGCGCTGATCAGGCTGGCCGACGACCGCTGGTTCTGGCACCAGCGCTACCACCACCTCGTCGTGGACGCGTTCGCGGCCGCGGCCGTCACCGCCCGCGTGGCCCGTGTCTACACCGCCCTGGCCGCCGGTGAGCCGACGGACGAGGGGGCCTTCGCCCCGTACACCGCGCTGCTGGACGGTGAGACGGCCTACCGCGACTCCGAGCAGTACCGCAAGGACCGGGCGCACTGGAGCGAGCGGTTCGCCGACCGCCCCGAAGAGATCGCCACCTTCGCCGGCTCCGGTCGCACCGCGCCGCCCTCGGACACGTTCCTGCGCCACCTCACACGTCTGTCCCCGGACGTGATGGACAGCCTGCGCGCCACCGCACGGGCCTCCCGTACGACCTGGTCGGCCGTCGTCGTCGCCGCTGTCGCGGCACATCTGCATCGTGTCACCGGAATACGTGACATCACCCTCGGAATTCCCGTCTCCGCCCGTCACGGAGCCGAGGCCAGGAACATTCCGGGAATGGTGTCGAACGAACTCCCGCTCCGCGTGAGCCTTTCCCCGGACATGACCGTCGGAGAGGTACTGCGCGAGGTGTCCGGAGAACTCAGGAAGTTGCTGCGCCACCAGCGTTACCCGTATGGGGATCTCCGCCGCGATCTGCGCCTGCTCGACGAGGGCCGGCATCTTTTCGGCCCCATGATCAACATCATGCCCTTCGATTTCGACGTCACGTTCGCCGGGCATCCCCTCACCGTTCACAACATGTCCAACGGGCCGGTCGGCGACCTCTCCGTCTCCGTCTACGAACGCTCCGACGGCAACGGGCTCCAGTTCTCCTTCGACGCCAACCCCGCACTGTACGAGGCGGGTGAACTGGCCCGGATCCAGGAGCGTTTCCTGGCCTTCCTCTCCGCCATGGCCACGGCCGACCCCGCCCTGCCCCTCGGCCGGCTGGACAGCCTGACCGGCCCGGAGGCCGAGAAGGCGATGTCCGGCGCCGACGCGCCCTCGCGTCCCATCGCCCCCGCCACCGTCGCCGACCTGTTCGCCTCACAGGCCGCCCGCACCCCCGACGCCCGCGCGCTGGTCTCCCCCGGCCGCACGCTCACCTTCCGCGGTCTCAACGCCTCCGCCAACCGACTGGCCCATCTCCTGGCGGGCCTCGGCGTCGGACCCGAGCAGTGCGTGGCGCTGGCTCTGCCGCGCGGCGCCGACACCGTGGTCGCCATGCTCGGTGTCCTCAAGGCCGGCGCCGCCTATGTCCCGCTGGACCCGGACCACCCGGCCGAACGCACCCGGCAGATCCTCACCGAGGCCGACCCGGCGCTCATCCTGACCACCGCCGATCTCGCCGACGCCCTGCCCCGGGACGACGACGCCCGGCTGCTGCTCCTCGAGGACGCCGGACTCGGTCTGCCCGGGCTGCCCGACACCGACCCCACGGACGGCGACCGCACCCGGCCCCTGCTGCCCCGGCACCTCGCCTATGTCATCCACACCTCCGGATCCACCGGCCGCCCCAAGGGGGTCGCCGTCGAACACCGCAGCCTGAGCAACCTCTACGAGCACCACCGGCGGGTCTTCGTCGAGCCCGCCGTGGCGGAGGCCGGCGTCGACCGCTTCCGGGTGGCGCTGACCAACGCGTTCGTGTTCGACGCCTCCTGGACCGCGCTGCTGTGGCTCGTCGCCGGGCACGAACTGCACGTCGTCGACGACGCGACCCGACGGGATGCCGGTGCGCTCGCCGGGTACGCCGCCCGGCACGCCATCGACCTGCTCGACACCACGCCCACCCACGCCCGTCAGCTCCTGACCGCCGGGCTGCTGGACGGCGCCCACCGCCCCCGGGTGCTCGTACTCGGCGGGGAGGCCGTCCCGGACGACCTCTGGACCCGGCTGCGCGCCGTCCCGGGCCTGACCGCCCGCAACGTCTACGGGCCGACCGAATGCACCGTCGACTCGATGTACTGCGATCTTCGCGTGGCGGCCACCCCCACGATCGGGCGGCCCGTGGACAACCTGGGCACCCGTGTCCTCGACAGCGCCCTGCGCCCCGTCGCGGACGGCGCCGTGGGCGAACTCTTCCTGTCGGGCGCCGGTCTGGCCCGCGGCTATCTGGGCCGGGGCGCGCTCACCGCGGAACGGTTCGTGGCCGATCCGTTCGGCGCTCCCGGCGCACGGATGTACCGCACGGGAGACCTCGTCCGCCGCGGCCCGGACGGTCTCCTGGTCTACGTGGGCCGGGCCGACACCCAGGTGAAGCTGCGCGGCTTCCGCATCGAGCCCGGGGAGATCGAGTCCGTCCTGGCCACCCATCCGTCCGTCGCCCAGTGCGGGGTCGTGGTGCGCGAGGACCGCTCGGGGGTGCGCAGGCTCGTGGCCTACGTGGTGCCCGCCCCCGGGGCCGGCGTGCCGGAGGCCGGAGCGCTGCGGGAGCACCTCGCCGCGTCCCTCCCCGAGTACATGGTCCCGGCCGGCTTCGTCGCCCTGGACGCCCTGCCGCTGACCCACAACGGAAAGCTCGACCGCGCCGCCCTGCCCGTCCCGGAGATCACCGCCGCGGCCGGCAGCCGCGCGCCCCGCACCCCGGTCGAGAAGACGCTGTGCGCCCTGTTCGCCGAACTCCTCGACGTGCGCGGCGTCGGCATCGACGACAGCTTCTTCGCCCTCGGCGGCGACTCCCCGCTGGCCGTGCGGCTGTCCGCCCGGGCCCGGGAGGCGTCGGTCGTCATCGATCCCCGGGACGTGTTCCAGCACAAGACGGTCGCCGGCCTCGCCGAGGTGGCGCGCCGACCGGGGCCGGACCAGGAGTCGCCCGTCCGCTCCCGCCGCCCGCTGGTCCGGCTCGACGACCGCGAGCGCGCGGCCCTCGCCGTCTCCCACGCCGGGCACACCGCCGTCCTGCCCCTCACGCCGCTCCAGGAGGGCATGCTGTTCCACGCCCAGTACGAAGGCGCGGCCGGCGCGACGTCCGGCATCGACCCCTACATCGCGCAGAGCGCGTACGAAGTGTCCGGCCCGCTGAGCCCGGGCCGGCTGCGCGCCGCATGCGACGCCCTGCCGGCCCGGCACGAGTGCCTGCGGGCGGCCTTCGTCGCCACCGGGTCCGGCCGGGCCGTGCAGGTGATCACCGCGGCGCGCGGCGTGCCGTGGACCGAACTGGACCTGTCAGGACTGCCGGAGGACGGCCGGCAGGAACGGATCGCCCGCGAGCTGGCCGCCGAACGTGCCCGGCCCTTCGACATGGCCGCCGCGCCCCTCGTGCGCTTCCTGCTCGTCCGGCTGGCCGCCGAACAACACGTCCTCGTCGTCACCGGCCACCACATCGTCCTCGACGGCGCCTCGCTCGCCCTGGTGCTGGACGACCTTCTCGCCGGATACGCGGGCGGGGACCTCGGCGCACCGGCTTCGCCGACTCTGCGCGACTACGCCGAATGGCTCGCCGCACAGGACGCGCAGGCGGCCGAGAAGGCGTGGGCCGACGCGCTGGACGGCGTGCAGGAGCCGACGCTCGCGGTGCCGGACGCGGACCTGGGCCGGGCGCCCGTCCTCGCCGAGGAGGTCCGGGTGTCCCTCGACCCGGGCCGCACCACCGCGCTGACCGCCGCCGCCCGGGCCCGCTCCCTCACGCCCCACACCGTCGTCCAGGCCGCGTGGGCGGTCACTCTGGCGCAGCTGACCGGCCGTGACGACGTCGTCTTCGGCACCACCGTCTCCCTGCGCCCGGCCGAACTGCCGGGTGTCGACCGGCTGGCCGGACTGCTGATCAACACCGTGCCGGTACGGGTGCGGCTCGACCCGGCGGAACCGCTGGAGCGGCTGCTCGTCCGTCTCCAGGACGAACAGGCCGCGCTCTCCCCCCACCACCACCTGGGCCTCGCCGCCCTGCGCCGGACCACCGGACTCGACCGGATCTTCGACACCTCCACGGTCTTCGAGAACCACTCCGGTGGCGCCGACGCGCTGCGGGAGCCGGCCGGGCTGACCGTGCGCGCCGCCGGCAGCCTGGGAGCCACCCACTACCCCCTCACGCTCATCGCCGAACCGGGCGAGCGGCTCACCCTGCGGCTCGCCTACCGCCCCGACCTCGTGGACCGCGCCACCGCCCGGGCCGTCGTCGGGCGGGCGGCCCGCTTCCTGGAGGCGTTCACCACCGCGCCGCACGCGCCGCTCTCCGCCGTCGACCTGCTCTCCCCGGCTGAGCGGTCCCGCGTACTGCACGAGTGGAACGCGGCCGTCGCACCCCCTTCGGACACCGCGATCCACCGGCGGTTCGCCGAACAGGCGGCGCGCACGCCCGACGCCGTCGCGGTCACGGGCGCGGCGGGCACCCTCAGCTACGCCGAACTCGACGCCCGTTCGGACGAGTTGGCTCACCGGCTGCTGGCTCTCGGTCTGCGGCCCGAGGAGCGGGTCGCCGTCCTCCAGGAGCGTTCGCCCGAACTGATCGTCTCGCTGCTGGCCGTGCTCAAGGCGGGCGGCGCGTACATGCCGCTGGACGCCCGCTCCCCCGCCGACCGGCTGCGCGCGATGACCGGCCGCACGCGGGCCCGCGTCCTGCTGACCGACCTCGCCTCGCAGGACATGGCACGCGACGTGGGCCCGGGGCGGATCCTCGTCGTGGACGAACCCGGCCCGGCCGTGGCCGAGGCCGTGGGCCCGCTCCCGCAGGTCGACGCGGACCGGCTCGCCTACGTCCTGTTCACCTCGGGTTCGACCGGTGAGCCCAAGGGCGTCGGCGTGACCCACCGGGCCGTGCTGGACCTCACCGGGGACAGCGCGTTCGACGCCGAGGCCCACCGGGCGGTCCTCCAGCACTCCACCCAGGCCTTCGACGCGGCGACGTACGAGATGTGGGTGCCGTTGCTCAACGGCGGCCGGATCGTCCTCGCGCCGCCCGGCCAGCTGGACGGGCCGCTGCTGGAACGGCTCGTCGCCGAGCACGGGGTGAGCGCGCTGTGGCTGACGGCAGGCCTGTTCCGGCTGCTGGCCGAGGAGTCGCCGGACAGCTTCGCCGGGCTGCGGGAGGTGTGGGCGGGCGGCGACGTCGTCCCCGGCCGGGCCGTCCGCGCCGTCCTGACCGCCGACCCGGCCCTCGTCGTCGTCGACGGCTACGGACCCACCGAGACCACCGTGTTCGCCGCATGCCACCGGATGCGCGCCGGGGAGGACGTGCCGGCGACGGTGCCCGTCGGGCGGCCGCTCGACGGCATGCGCGCCTACGTCCTGGACAGCGCGCTGCGGCCCGTTCCGCCGGGCGCGGCCGGTGAACTGCATCTGGCCGGCGCCGGACTGGCCCGGGGGTACCTGGACCGTCCGGAGGCGACCGCCGAGCGCTTCGTCGCCGACCCCTTCGGGGCACCTGGCGGGCGCATGTACCGCACCGGTGACCTGGTCCGCTGGACCGACCGGGGTGAGCTGGTCTTCCTCGGCCGCGCGGACGACCAGATCAAGGTCCGCGGGTTCCGGGTCGAGCCGGGCGAGATCGAGGCCGCGCTGGCCCGGCATCCCGCGGTGGCCCAGTGCTGTGTGGTGGCGCGCGAGGACACTCCCGGCGTCAAACGGCTGACCGCGTACGTGGTGCCGGCCGGTGGCGAGGCGCCGACGGACGCCGGACTGCGCGCCCACCTGACCCCTCTGCTGGCCGACTACCAGGTACCCGCCGCGTTCGTGACGCTGCCGGCGCTGCCGCTGACCCGCAACGGCAAGATCGACCGAGGTGCTCTCCCCGTCCCCGCCGTCACGGCCGACGCGGCCGGGCGTGCCCCGGCCGGCCCCCGCGAGGAACTCCTGTGCACCCTCTTCGGCGAGATCCTCGGCCTCGACGCGGTCGGTCCCGACGACAACTTCTTCACCCTCGGCGGTGACTCCATCCTCTCCGTCCGGCTGGTCGCCCGGGCCCGCCGGGCGGGACTCGTCCTCACCGCCCGGGACGTCTTCACGCACCGCACGCCCGCCGCGCTCGCCCCGGCCGCCCAGGACCTGGTCCCGCAGCTGCCCGACCTGGCCGAGGAAGCCGACCTGCCGCCGATCGCCCTGCCCGACGACGAACTGGCCGAACTGGTGGCCGCATGGGAGTCCGCCCAGTGA